The Strix uralensis isolate ZFMK-TIS-50842 chromosome 13, bStrUra1, whole genome shotgun sequence genome window below encodes:
- the ATP1B4 gene encoding protein ATP1B4, translated as MEGNASAMGMEDQHRSSHWKAENKHEEKVQDPDRGEDETKADMGSKTWADLAGEMKMFLWNPEERTCLGRTAKSWGLIFLFYFIFYSCLAGMFAFCLYVMLLTLSPYTPRYRDRVSPPGVMIRPYLNGFTIAFNVSQPSTWQPYVDSMHHFLAAYDDKVQEEKNIECVSGQYFIQGGNESEEKKACQFKRSLLQNCSGIEDPTFGYSKGQPCILLKMNRIIGYRPGAGVPVSVDCKVQKGNESNLRSVDFYPGNGTFDLMYYPYYGKFTHVNYTSPLVAMHFTDVKKNYVVPIQCSLNGKGIINNVNSDRFLGRIIFTLNIGK; from the exons gaaaataagCATGAGGAGAAGGTCCAGGATCCCGACAGAGGGGAGGACGAGACCAAGGCAGACATGGGGAGCAAAACCTGGGCAGACCTGGCTGGAGAGATGAAGATGTTCCTGTGGAACCCGGAGGAGAGAACATGCCTGGGAAGAACGGCCAAGAGCTGGG GCTTGATCTTcctgttttacttcattttctactCGTGCCTGGCAGGAATGTTTGCCTTTTGCTTGTACGTGATGCTGCTCACGCTGAGCCCCTACACACCTAGGTACCGGGACCGTGTGTCCCCACCAG GAGTAATGATCAGACCGTACTTGAATGGGTTCACCATTGCCTTCAACGTCTCTCAGCCCAGCACGTGGCAACCCTACGTGGACAGCATGCACCACTTCCTAGCAG CTTATGATGACAAAGTTCAAGAGGAGAAGAATATTGAGTGTGTCTCAGGACAGTACTTCATCCAAGGGGGCAATGAAAGCGAGGAGAAGAAGGCCTGCCAGTTCAAGCGCTCACTACTGCAGAACTGCTCTGGCATTGAGGACCCAACGTTTGGCTACTCTAAAGGCCAGCCCTGCATCCTGCTGAAGATGAATCGG ATCATAGGCTATCGCCCTGGTGCTGGGGTCCCCGTGAGCGTAGACTGCAAAGTGCAG AAAGGCAATGAGAGCAATCTCAGATCAGTGGACTTCTACCCTGGAAATGGGACATTTGACCTCATGTATTATCCCTACTACGGCAAGTTCACACAC GTCAACTATACATCCCCACTGGTGGCCATGCACTTTACAGACGTGAAGAAGAATTATGTGGTCCCTATTCAGTGCAGTCTGAACGGGAAAGGTATTATCAACAATGTTAACAGTGACCGCTTCCTGGGCCGAATTATCTTCACACTCAACATTGGAAAGTAG